GTTTTGCTATGAAagcaaaatgtttcaaatgctttttttttagtatCTTTTTTGGTACTTatttcaaatgaaaattgagaagaaattaaaagtatatgtgatttatagaaaaaaaaaagattagtaataattatttattactttcgaGGTAATATTTTACAATGAACTAAATTATAAGCAATTAAAgaatctctttttttaattattattttctgttttttctCATATTCCTTTAACAATGTTCACTCTTTTTGCTTTTAATTATCACGATTTTAACCATGCATTCAACTAAGAGTCTAAagactttttatattaatttatgattgatcacattttatttttacgcattttaaaattcattatatGTGTAATAAAACAAGAATATTAAATTACTAATGTACTTAAAATGAATATCCattacaatttcttttttattaaacattagaactgaaaatttttttcttctttttatttcaataaacTACTTCAAAAttccaataaatatataatagtttgGAAATGTgcaatatgaaaatattataccttcacttcttatatttttttaaaggaaaatcaACTTAATTATGGCAAAaaagtgaattaattatttatactttttatattatcaataatgttatatttaaataaaaaattatcaatatacaTTGATGATATTAAGTAGTTCATATTTATCGATTTGGTATTTTTAAACCACCCAATAAGATTATTAATGatgttatataattatatatatatatatatatatatattggatgtgattttatttttgtttttacatatttttagcattttataatttataggtTTTACCACTTAATCAAGAAACATTTCACGTACAACGCACATGTAGATTCACTAGTGTATAAAATAAGTGCCTAGACATAAAATGTAAGAAATTAAGTATATTTGCttaatacttttttctttggtAACAAGGAAGGCCCATGAGTTTAGtgcaatgaaatataaatcatagTAACTAATAAAGTGACATGGGTAGTCCCACTGGATATTGAATCTGGAACCTCTTAGTTGTGAGGCGATGACGTGCGCCATTGTACTACACTCTCTTTTGATTTTGCTTTGCTTTACACTTTTACAACACATATAGAAAACTTTATGGCCAAAAATATCTTTACTTAACACTGAGAAAGCGGCACATGATCGAAGATTATAGGAAATAACGATAATTAAAATCTTACAAATATAGAATAATTATAATCAAATAATTACCCATGTATCaattaaaagttgaaaatGTATGCTTAGAAATGAGGTTGATTTTTGTCATTAGGAAATAAATGCTAAAGTttttaaagggaaaaagaatgTAGCATGATAGCGTACGTCTTCATTTAATAACTAAAAGATTTCGGGCTCAATTTCTGTGATGACATTactaatacttttttttattaactattaggtTTTCTATCTCTCTATACTAAGCCAATGAGCGCCTCTCCCTTCTTGCAAGTTCGGAGCATTGACATCAACCATGGATCAGCAGGAATCGTGGAGCGCGAAGGCCCATCAGGATCTTTAGTACGAATTCAGTCTCCATTATATGGCGCCGTCTGTGGGAAACTGAACCAAAGGTCACTGAACCAAAGGTCAGGGTGGACACCTGGAGCAATGTGTTGGCAACTCAAGGAGCGGGGACCTGTGGCACTTCGGGCACAGTGCCAGGGGAGTTCTCCCCTGCCGCAACAATCCGCCCCCGCTGCCTCAGATCAACCCGCTGCTTCACAGCACCGATCTGGGTAGGGGAAAAGAATGCCTTTAAGGGTCGAAATTCAAACAAAGGAAGCTAGACTAAGTGAGCTGGAATATGGCCCCAGGGGGCTCCCTGATCTCGTCCAACCAATCCCCAACTGGACCCCTGATGAGGATCGATCTTAATAAGCAAGAACTCCCAGCCTTCCCTGCTGAAACTCGGGAATTGGTCAACGCGATTATTTGCGGGAAGGCAATACAGATAGCCGAGGCCTGAGTGCAGGAAGTGGCCCAACAGGATTTCCCTCAGCAGCATCAGGAGGATGCAAGATCGGCTCAGTGAGTCTCTGCCCACGATGCCGTTGAACTCGCGCGATGCTCTTGCACCAAGAGATCCTGATGATAACTACGATGAAGATGAGGAAGAATTCGACAAAGACATGCCtgtgttgattgatgatctTGTGCGTGTGACTTCGCGGGCTCGAGCGACTATTGTGACTGTGCCAACCATGCAACGGGGAAGCAGCCCTAACGGTAGTACCGTGACTCCTCTTTTCACACCCCGAGGACGTTCAGTGGATGGTATGCGATCAAGTGGAGAGGTCGCTCCAAGAGGTCAAAGGGATGCAACGGGGGCTCCCTTGGATGAGAGTAGCGACTCACCCTTCTCCCTAGAGATATTGTGAGCGGGGATCCTGCTTGCATCTCGGGATGATGGGAAGAGCGACCCTGGGGAGCACGTGAGGAACCAAATTGCCTCACTCCTGGGGAGAAATTAGACTGAAGAAATCAAGTGCTTGCTCTTCCCAGGTACAATGAAAAGGGTAGCTTCTAACTGGTTCCACGCTCCTAGCCCAAGGACGGTACAAAGTTTCAATCAACTAAAGAAGTTGTTCCTGGAAAGGTTAACTTGGAGCCTGTTTGGAAACAAAATTTTgctcagaaaaaaaaattaaaattttgggtcattttgaaattttaaaaagtttggagTGGAGTAGAACCGAACAAAATTTTGTTTCCAAACAGGCTATAATCAACTCATGGAGTTGTCTTTGGAAAGGTTTATGGATATTAGGAAGGTGAGGAGGAGTCACTTGGAGATATTCAATCTCGATCAGGGGGAGAAAGAGACGCTCAAGGACTAGTACGGTCGCTTCCTTAAAAGGGTGACGGAGATCAGGGGCTAACTCAGGTGGAGATGATGTCAACCTTCCACGATGGTCTTCGTAATGAAGACCTGATAAAGGCTCTATTGACAACTCCACCTGAGGATTTCACCGAGATGAATACAGTCGCCCAGAAGTACGTGCGTTTTGAGGAGTCACTCCCATGCCCGAAAAGGGGAAGGAGAAACAAGAGGAGGAGTAGAGGAATTCCCCTCAGGAAAATTCAGAGTGAGACAAGAACTCAAGCCCCTCTAGAGGGCATTGAGaatcaatttagtcccctgAATGCAACTAGAGCTGTGGTGATAAATAAAATGGTTTATTGCACCGTATAGCCTAACGTTACTAGATATTCTTAAATTTATCCCAACGTCGTTTTTTTGCCTGAGGTATCCCAACGTtactatttttgtttcaccaaTTATCCCCTGTGGGCTAGATGGTGACATCAAATTAGCATCGTTGGAATATTTCAGGCAAAAAAATGACGTTGGGATAGATTTAACAATATTTATCAACGTTAAGTTATATGGTGCAGTATACCCTAAATAAAATCAGGAAACTTGGCTTGAGATGCAAGAAGAGTTGGAAGAAATCACGAGCAGTCTCGGGCCCTGGTTGTCTTCGTCTTCTCCTTCATCTCCCGCAAATCTTCCATGTTCTCCTATTAATTTTCTAGCGTCGTCATGTTGACTCCCCCTCTTGCAGTCAACCGGTCCaccaaattaattaagaaaactaCAAAATATCCTCTTATCTAAGAGAGCAGTTTCCCAAAATTTAGGGATCAAATTTCTAATTCATAGGACAAAAAATGCATATTCTTTATTCTAGACTTGGATCTTTTATATTGCAAACTATTCCTCAATGATGTCTTCAAACCCGAAAATTGCCTAAAATAATTCGGGAGCACAAAATTTGCACATAGGCACAAATAGGGCACAGTGCCGCAGCACAGAAGGATTCGTGCCATAGTAACAGCTAAGGCAACTGCAATCAGATGACATTGCCACGGCACCGGTGATATAGTGCCATAACACTAAGCTACTGAGGCTGCTTCATGACTCCTCCAGCAATGCGATCGCGATCCTTGGAGCCACTCCGTGCTTCTAACTTCGTCCCTGCAAATTTAGACTTTCACATCAGTATCATGAATTTCATGGAAAAGATTAAGAAAAACAGATAAATCTACGAAAAACAAAGTAAGTCTAGAAACTAAGTAAAAATAAACCAAAACACGACTGACTCGAAATCTTAGTATTCATTTATTGCCCAAAATGTACTCAATTAACTAAGTTCCAACTGAAGTTATCATCCATTAATGGATTGTAATGAATCAACTGATCGTTCTATTTATCTCTTATAATGCCATAGAGGGAGAAATAGTCTATCCATAAACAGATTAAGGATGAATTTTTCACGCACAGTATATAAACGAACTACGTTTATAATGTGACCGCTACAATTTCTATGTATGTTGAATTTGATAACAACTTTACTATGCCATGCGTTGAGAGTAATGTCAACAAAAGGCCTCTACTAATCGAGATTTTAGCACAGTAAACTATTTTCAGATCCGGATAAATACAGATCACATCCTTAATAAACCACGTTAGCCACATTCTAAATAAATCGCAGTAATCAAATTCAAGCAGTAATCCGTGGATCATACCAAGATTGCCAACCCTAAACACCGTAAAGCCAGATATTTCCAATTCACAGATTTGATTCAACATAAATAATTTCGTGTAGCTTAACTTCAGCCTCTTACGCTTGCTGCAAAATCCTCCCATCTTCTGTTTACGCATTGGAAAACCCTTGCTGGCAGTTTTCCCATAAACAATACTGTTTCCTAGAGTGCAGCCGGTTTACCTCATCTCTCCATGACAAAAGAAAACCTAAAACTCACGATGACAATCCCATCCCGATATTAACACATCTCTGTTCACGTCCAAGAAGCGGAAACACAAACTGCAAatctttcttcttgttttgcTACATGAACTGTAAAGTATTATGTCCTCCACAGTTCTAACAGTAGTAACACCCCCATCACACCAACAGCCATTTACAGAGCTGAAAATCAAACTCACTGTGAATAAAGGGACAGGCACACACAATGTATCGAAAATTCGCTTCTCAACGTATAGATCTTccctaaaacaagcaaaatTAAGGTTATCCCAGAACCATACTCAGACACCACCATCCTCCTCGATTTTCAAACAAGTTGGGGATCAACATCAGAATCTCCGATTAGTTGGCAGCACCTGATCCCCCTTTTCTCGTGCACTCATTTTAGTAGGAGGGGAAACCACCCAAGAAAGTCTACACGAGCACAGATAGCACCCCTTTTTATCGGTATTAGAGTGGAGACTGCTTTCCCAAGAGAGTGACAGGCCTTTATTATCAGGAGAGTTCTGCCTGGTGGTGCTCAAGGTTTCGAAGGACGATTCTTGCAAATATCTTGGCTTCTAGAGGTGCAGTGGCAGCTGCTGCTGTTGCACGCAGGACCCTTGAGGCCCCGGCATTCTGCATTAGCCTGGCGTGGTGAGAAGCATGTCGACCACCTGGGATGGTGAACTGCAACACGGATAGAAATCCCCAATATCAGGAACATACAGAACCTAAACTGACGGAAACTGCCTCTTAGATTTTCCAAGACTAAATCAAAGCATCCACCATAAGTTGCTAGATTTTCCATTAAGATTGTCTGCTTGTGATTTAAACTATTATAAAAAAAGGCGGCTTTGGTTCACTTAAACCGGTCAACCTATTGCATACTGAATAAATCCACTGGTGAAGAAGTCAGCAAGGTGGCTTTGGCACAATTAGACCAGTCAACACATATTGAATAAAGATGCATGCCTTATTCACTTTGGGGGGGGCAGGACGGATGCCTTAAGACTTCCAGAGGCAAAATGACCAACTACATTCAACAGGAACATACCCCAAAATCAAATAGATGAATAAAGTATGTCAAGAAATTTCGTGATTACCTGAAGAAGAGCGAAAGCAGCACAAGCTTTGAGTACAGAAGGATTCTTCAACATGGCAATAAATCTTCCAATTTCAGCACCACTAAAGACGGAATTAAAGGAACAACCACaagaaacagaaaaagaagaatgTCAACATTAAATAAATCATAGAAGAACAGTGCCTTGACCCCTTTGTCTCATTGGGTTAGGTTACTTGAAGATTGAAACAGGAAATATAATTCATCACAGCAATCATCTGGTTCcccaaaattcaaaatgtaCCCCCAATCAGAAGCAAAATAATGGAAACTAACCTGCATCTGAGATGTCCCGCTTCCTGAATACGAGCTCCTTCCGTCACTTCGGCCAAGGCTGCAGGAGCTGAAGACACAGATGCAGCTGCGAAAGCTTGTCGATCAGAGAACATATTGATAAAAGCTTCAATGTGTTTCAAAGCCACCCTTCTTGACCCATCCAAGCTCACAACTTTTGAGCTGCTTTCCGATGAAGTCCCAACCAGAGCAAATTCATCCATTCTGAGAAGAGAATGCACTCTTAGAATTCAAATTTGCTCTTGAATGATATTTAAACTCAAATACTTGGGTACAAAAGAACCTTCtttctcaaaatttttatagaaaatataaaCTGGTTTTCATCCTTGCATCGAACAACACATCTTCTAAAGTGCAGGTCCAGCACTTCATGTCATATTTTGGAACTCTGCAGAAACTTTGCAATCTCTACATACAAAAACCtcgttctttttctttttctttttctctataTCTTTGCACAGAGAATAAAATATGTTAAGAGACCAGTAGATAATTACCTCCCATCAAACATGTATGCCAGAGCCAGTGCAGCCATGAAACGTgccatttttgagaccgatgAAGAACAGAGATGGACCAAAGCAGGGACTCCCCCTTCCTCCACTATGCGTAGAGCATTGCCTGGATTGAAAGCAAGATTCCAGAGAGCTCCTGCTGCAGTTTCATGTACATCCTGAAGATAACAGCACCAATGTCGCTTACTTTAGATTAATTCTCAAGGGCAAATGCTACCTCATTGATTCCAAAATAAAGCACCGACAGAATGAGCAGATTTCCACGCTATtgttaacaatataattatagtctagaaaaaaattaaacacagGGATTAGAAACTGGCAAAAGGACATAAAAATTGAGGTGAGAatcctgaatggaggtgcccAGTCCCCAACTGAGGTTGGCAGCCGGAATGCAAACCCACATGGCAGTGGCAGCACAGCCATTTTAgtatttctcatttttattgTTAAGATTATATGGATTTAATCTAAAAGCATCATTtgtatatttacataataaaGAAGCAGCACATGTCACCATGAGGCCACAAATGACCACCAAGGCGAAGAAACCTAGGGGGCTTAAGAATCGGTTACTATAACGGCAAGGCCAAATTCTTTACCAAAGTATATGAAGTAATCTGTTATTTGAAATCCGAATGTTCAGTTGACTAACAACCACAAATCAAAACATTACGAAAAATCGTGTCAAATTATGTGTAGCCAATAGCAGGAGTCAATTGTTTCATGTTGCAATTATTCAGGAATAGCCAAATTAAAGAGTCCCCCTCACTGGTTAGTAGACTTATCCACCATACGTTATTTAACCCAATAGATCCTAAAATTAAACCGCCATGTGTTATTCAGCATCAATGAAGCATAAAAGCACcatcatttttattaatgaaGCCACTTCTCAAGATTTAGAACAATTAAGGCCACAAATAACATAAAGTATTtaaactttattttaatatctcGGTAGTTGTACATCAGCATTTATTTCAGAGTGTATAACATTCTTCAGTGCAATCTTTTGGCTTAAAGATCCTCAAACTCTCTCATAACGCACTCCAAGGACCGTTCATATTTCATGCGATGCTTGACAACTACTCATATGGCACACCCAGATCTCGTATAAATTACcgaatataatttaaaatgtacataaatcaaaattcttaaaaaacatatttgcagaaaaaggaaaaggttcTACACAGTCAAGTAAATACCTCAGCATCAGCGTGTGCCAAAGCAATTAGAGGAGCAACACCACCTTCTCGGCCGATAGCAATGCTATTAAGAACAAAAGCATAAAAGCAAAATATCAAATCATACAGAACAATTAGTTAAATAGAATATGAACAGAATCCagctaaaaagaaaatgtgtaTTGTGTATCATGAAATTTCTTTCGCATAGAACATCCTTTAAGGCATTGAGAACATCCTACGCATCAAACCATGCaagatatttttaaaactatACGCATGCACACAAAGCATGAAAAAGGATAAAGGGGATGCTTTAAGGGGAGCGAATCTGAGCACTCATGACAGCGATAATTCTCCGGATATGAGTTAGgacttcatttttattctttttcagtTAGAAGCAAAGATCATCGAAGAGCATGTGAGCTGGTCaacttcttttttcccctGGATGGCATGTAAATCAGCCGATATAGATTCCAAGATATCCAAAACAAGCTTTTCCTAGAGTCAATGTCATTCTGAATACACAGAGAGAGCTATCCTCCTCTTGTAGTTCCTTTTTACAACTTTAACTGGTTGTAATAAGTGAgaagtttattattttttctcttctctttaGGATAAGTGTATCAGTACATATTGCGTCTTTTTGGGAAGGGAATGAAATTTGCACTTATcgaaataagaaaatgaaatccaaaagaaaaacaaattgaaaCCTTCATCAGATCCAAAATTGAATGCAATTTCCTTTAAAACCTAGCACATTAAGGAATTTAACAGCAGATAAAAGGAACAAGGAATTATTAGAACATTAGATCCTGAAATACTGATCAGATGGAATTATAAACCATCACGAGGATAGAGTTACCTGTTGGCTTCCGATACTGAGAGCCCCCAAAGAGCACCTGCCGCCCGTTCTTGAAGACCTGGTGAGGCATTGGCACATGATTGCGCTAGAGCCACCTAAATGTTCATCGTAATACTTAAGAGGTAAGAATGACAGGAGATAATCATCAAGGGAGAAAATGCCATCTACACACCCTCAAAGAGCATAGTTTGTAGAGCACAACTAATTTCCCACTAAAAGAATAATGGCATCTTCTTGGATATCATGGCATCTTCTTGAATATCATGCTCAACCAGAAAAACTAGGCTATTTATTCTGGGTAACACATAGGCTGATATTTCCGTGACTTACAGATGCAGATATGTTTGTGCTACATAGGAAGAGCGCATATTCtattgtgtgtgtgtgtgtgtgtgtgtgtgtgtgtgtgtgtgtgtgtaagaACATGCATTCTATTTGATCAGTAATCCGCCAATGTAAGAGTATGCCCTTTTATAAAATCTGTATTTTTTTAGGGATTCTCAACCATAATagaaaagtcaaaatatatacacattttGCCTGAGACAGTCAAAACACAATACAACCTAATACTACTAGCCAACTCTGACAGTGTATCATCTTTCCTGGGGTATACCAATTTCAGTACTTCTCATCACTTTACACATCACTTTACAACAAAAAGTCTACGCATAATTGGCTCATGGAAAGAGTACTAGAAACTGCATGGAATAACAGATAATCATAGATGAAGCAAGATATACCAAGGCCTCCACGCCACCAGCAGCTGCAATTGCTTCACGATTTCTGTCGTCAAATGAAAGATTCCACAATGCACCAGCAGCTTCTTGCCTGTTTGATAAATAATGCAACATTTAAAAAACATTAACAGGTGTAGAAAAGTATGTGAATTTCCATGAAGTATACAAGTTAAATTTACAAAAGGAGAAATgaggaaaatagaaaagactttCTCTAAAAGTAACTAAAGCAATAGATTATCAACAAATAAATAGCCCACATATATCTTCTGATACTGAGTTAGACCTCATCACCGAAGATTTTAAGAACACCTTAATAAGTCAAGGAGGAAACCACCTTGGAATATATTAAGTGCAAGCAGTCTTAATAATGCAAGTCTAGTAAAAAGTCACAAGTTACATCTATATTTTGGGACATTTAGaagaaataatgaaatttaaacGGTTGCAATCACATGAAACAATAAAAAGGGGTcgtgaaattttaatttaagttCCTTTCTAGCATAAACTGTACCGGCTGACTGTAaattacctgactccttcatGGTTAGATCGTGTGAGTTGAACGAGAGCTTCAAGAGCACCCACCTCTTGCCCCACTGCAGCATTGTTGCTGTTGCTATCTCCATGAGCAGCTAAATTTGCCAAGGCACGAGCAGCCTAGCATATATCAGGAGTATGTGTAAATTTATTAACAGGTATAGTATTCCACGTAAACTCTACATACAAACCAAACATGAAGATCCAAATTGTCTTCAGATGAAAAAACTGGTTTAAAAGGAATGATCAAGGAACATAGTACAACTAATGAAATATTTGGTCTAAAAAGAAACCATCAATTAGCCACTTTGAACCTTTGAAGAACGACAGATAAAGCAATGGAATTTTACATCTTATGAAGAATAAAAGATATCACAACAGAAGGACCAGATTGCGGACATCTTCAATTTGTTGCATCTTGGTAGTACAGGGATATATGAATAAAAATCTATAGGAATTTCATCTCTATAATTTGTGGTGgtaatcaaataataaaagaataaaagtcAGTCTAacgagaaagaaaagagaactgCGCCACGGTATCTTATTTAGATAAAAGCACAACAAGAAGCCTCGTCTGATCAAACATGAAATATTCTATGCCATGTCACTGCTCTGCAATTGTTCATCCAGTGATACCCAACTGATCCCCAATAGGATATATATTGCTCTCCAGCAAAGGCAAATACTTCTAGAGAAGCCGGCGACGTAATTTCCTTTTGCCAAGTGTTCCATACAAAGCATTTTTAACCCAAAGCTTCTCCAATATCTCCAATTTATCTATGCCTACACCCACATTTCAGAACATCTATAGATAAGCTTTTCTAGAGACGATACCAACAGAGTAAGACCTTTTGAGAACCAATCCATCGGTTATTTTTGGTTTTTGTAATCATATACTTTCTTGGCCAtgtttttctaaatatattggAACTGAACTGCTATTTTTCAAACAATCTTCTCTGTCACTGTCCCCCCACTGTTAATAGTACATCAATTTCTTTAAATCCCTAAGGATGGTACCTATTTCATAAGCCGTGCATGGGCATTTCATCTAACAAAAGCAAAATGTAACCCACCTGCTCTTGAACTCCCTCGAACTTGCAGGTTCGAGCAAGCATAACTAAAGCATGTACTCCCCCAGCCAAGGCAACCTCCATACTGCACTTGTCATCAGCTGCCAAATTTGCCAAAGCACCAGCTGCACGTTCCTGAAAAAGGAGCAAACATACGTCAAAAAATCATGTATCCCTTGAattgcctttctttttttctgtcCTTTGCTGCAGACTCAGATATGCAGCAAAAGTTAGATATACATGAGCTCGAAAGCTTAGTATTATTCACAAAAATAGCCATTAAATGATAAGTGCAAAAAGTGATACCAGAACACCATCGCCACCGGCAGACCACTTGAATATAAGGTCCACTAGAGCTTTAACTCCACCAGCCTCAGCAATCGCAGCCTGATAGAATCCCTCCAGTTAGAATAACATTTAAACTAATATTCGTATTAACATAAAAAAGGGGAACAGTAAGATATAGTAAACCTTGTGCTCTTCTCCAACCGAGAGGTTCCACAAGCCTCCAGCGGCCTCTTCAGCAACGAGCCTATTCATGGACCGAGCTAAACCAGCGAGGATGTTGATTCCTCCTTCTTCTGCAACAGCTTTTGCAACATTGACGTTAACGGACAAGTTTGCGATGGCCTGTGAATTCAACACATAGAATTCTTTATCAGCTGAGGAGAGAACAGAAAGAAATTAACATGACTTACTATACTTCCACCTTTGTAAGTTTGAGTGGAGCATAAACAACAATTAACAGGATAAATGCAACTTAATGAATGCATTGACATTTGAAGGAATACCACAAAGTAATAACAAAAAGTGATTGGGTGGCTTGTAATTTGGTAAGTTTACCTTTGCAGCTTCCGATTGCAGCCCTTCCCGCCATGATTTAGCAAGGTCTAATAGAAGGCAGATTCCTCCATCCCGCATTACTGCTTCAGCCCTCCCACGGTCTATGCTAGCATTCTCATCATCAATTACAACAAAGGTTGCAAGCCCAGTTGCAGCTCTTTCTTGAACATCCTCTTGAGAGCTCTGCATTAAGCTCAGCAACAATGGTGCACCTTGCTTGAGCCAGAATTCATCTAGACCTTGAGGGTTGTTCTCAGCAATTCTTAAGAGCGTATGGGATAATATCCACTCGAGCCAAGTCATAACTTCGTCTACGCTTTTATTACTCTTCTTCGAGTTTCTCCATTCTAGGAAGACATTCTTACCGTTGATTGCAGTATCGGCAAATAAGGAGGCTATTCCCTCGAATATGTTGGTCGGGAGAGCAACCAAAGATTTGCCCTTCATTTTTGGGGCTGCAAAGTTGACATCTCCCTCTAGAACAGGACAATTTAATGCACATAGAACCTTCAAGCTCTGAGAAGAGACTAATAGCCTTGAAACTGCAGCAGGTCCTATATCAGTTCTCGAAACATCTAAACCGACCAAGTTGGGTAGCTTATGCCACATATGAGAAACTACGCCCCACTTCACATTAGAAGTCCCTGCCACAGAGAGGAACTTCAGTGATAGCACATTCCCTAGAGCCATCTCGTCTACTTTCAGACAGTCTAAGAACCCAAGATCGGTCAAATTTGGACAATGCTTTGCAAGAGCATTAATTGCATCGCCCTGAACATCCCTGATTCCCGACAACCTAAGTTTGCACAATTTATTGCAGCAGATTGCTACTGCTTTGATTGCATCAGTTGTGATCCTCTCACAAAAGTCAGGACCTAGTTGAAGGCACTCAAGTGACTCGTGCCTTGCGGCTATCACCGAAAGGGTTGCATCAGTAATATTGCGGCAATAGTCTCCGCTGATCTCACGCAAGTTTCGGGCTTTTAGGTGTATGATCACGTCAGCTGAGTCGGCACCCCGGAATCGGAGCCTCTGGAGATTAATGCAGCGAGAAGCGAGTGAAGCAGCCACTAAGGCATCGCATTTATGGGCTCGGAGATCGAGGGAGTCCCATAAACAGGATGAGGCACTAAGTGCTCTCCAAGTCTTGCACGTCGATGTGAGGCTAGCTCGATCCCGATAATTAAGATTAGAGAACAACTGAATCACTGTGTCATCAGGCAACCGAGTCCAATCAACATACCCAGCAGTGGTGGC
The sequence above is drawn from the Punica granatum isolate Tunisia-2019 chromosome 5, ASM765513v2, whole genome shotgun sequence genome and encodes:
- the LOC116207591 gene encoding protein ARABIDILLO 1-like, whose product is MSSRRLRRRLSRKGKEKVIIPSYPEFEDEASTSELTATTAGYVDWTRLPDDTVIQLFSNLNYRDRASLTSTCKTWRALSASSCLWDSLDLRAHKCDALVAASLASRCINLQRLRFRGADSADVIIHLKARNLREISGDYCRNITDATLSVIAARHESLECLQLGPDFCERITTDAIKAVAICCNKLCKLRLSGIRDVQGDAINALAKHCPNLTDLGFLDCLKVDEMALGNVLSLKFLSVAGTSNVKWGVVSHMWHKLPNLVGLDVSRTDIGPAAVSRLLVSSQSLKVLCALNCPVLEGDVNFAAPKMKGKSLVALPTNIFEGIASLFADTAINGKNVFLEWRNSKKSNKSVDEVMTWLEWILSHTLLRIAENNPQGLDEFWLKQGAPLLLSLMQSSQEDVQERAATGLATFVVIDDENASIDRGRAEAVMRDGGICLLLDLAKSWREGLQSEAAKAIANLSVNVNVAKAVAEEGGINILAGLARSMNRLVAEEAAGGLWNLSVGEEHKAAIAEAGGVKALVDLIFKWSAGGDGVLERAAGALANLAADDKCSMEVALAGGVHALVMLARTCKFEGVQEQAARALANLAAHGDSNSNNAAVGQEVGALEALVQLTRSNHEGVRQEAAGALWNLSFDDRNREAIAAAGGVEALVALAQSCANASPGLQERAAGALWGLSVSEANSIAIGREGGVAPLIALAHADAEDVHETAAGALWNLAFNPGNALRIVEEGGVPALVHLCSSSVSKMARFMAALALAYMFDGRMDEFALVGTSSESSSKVVSLDGSRRVALKHIEAFINMFSDRQAFAAASVSSAPAALAEVTEGARIQEAGHLRCSGAEIGRFIAMLKNPSVLKACAAFALLQFTIPGGRHASHHARLMQNAGASRVLRATAAAATAPLEAKIFARIVLRNLEHHQAELS